The genomic window tcttctatattttaggagtgtgTTTTTGAACACTTTTGGAGGAACAAACAAAAATGCTTTTAACTTTTTTTAGTCACTTCAAAAACTCATTGATATACTAATTGTTTTTTTTGAACTATTGGTGATGCTCCAAGTTGCCCGCGAGCTGCGAGGCTGTGAACCAAATAAGCCATTGGTGCATCTCCAGAACCAGAAGTCCTGTTCTACCTCCTATAATTAAGCTGTTACTTGAGATGCTCTGAACTTGAGTGCAATTCATAGTCTAAATTTTCTCCTCAAACTCTAAAACTAGACAAATTGGTTCCTTCGATTCTTAAAATTGTTTAAACTATCTTTTTTATTTTAGTTACACTTTTCAAggttgttttgtcatttttaaAATTAAAAAAGATGGCTGATAAGTtttttaaaccacaaaaaatcTCTATGCTTAAAGTTCTGGGGAAAAAATCGAGAAATAGATTGGGACACAATAGATCCAAATCAAATATCTATAGCTCATGAAAATATAACTAAAATCTTGAAGAAATTAGTTTCAGAATCtaaaaaaataagaaaatatccaaaaaatagaaaaaattggAAAACATTCTAATCCATGTCTAACTATGTTTTAAAATATTTCCACAGTAAAAAATATGAGATGCGACAACAATGAATGCATTCAACATTAATGTATTTGGATTCATGTTGGTTCTATCTCATATTAATGCTATGTGGTGTGTTTTCAAAAACGTGTTTGGATATTATTAgaatgttttattattttttctgAATTTCTTGGATATTTTCATAGAGCTAACTCTAATTTCTAGAAGCTTTAGATATGACATGAGGATTACTATATACTTAATTTAGGTTCTTGTGTCCCAATCTATCTATAGGATTTTTCTTGAAGATTTATAAGTTTAGAGATATCTTTTGTTGTCTAAAAACCTTATTAAATGTATACTAGGATTTTTTAATTAAAAATGACAAAATCATCTTGGAGGTCACTTCTAACCGGAGCATGGAGTTAACTTGAATGGTTTTGAAAGTCGAAGGATCTATGAGAACTGCTCCCGTGCACCTCTTTTAGAAAATAGTACAAATCCCGTGTGGGCCAGGCCCTAGCCCTACTCCCGCCCGATGCGGTTTGGATCTCATGTCATGTCATGCCATGCCTGCCTCTGAGGCTCCTCTCGTCTCTCGAGCGTAGCGGCGGCAGCTATTCACGACGGCGGCGGCCCCGCGGCACTGCCACCAAGTCGGCCAATGCGGAATGACGATACGTCATCTTCGCCCCTATCTCATTCTGTGCTCCCAATTCCATCGTCTATTATTAGATTATTAGATTAGGATCATCCTTTAATAATTTAACAGTATTGGTGCATGCATTTCTGAACCAAGGGCTACGGATTGCTCACTCTGCAATCCCACTTCCCTTGGCTCCACCCGGCACCCTGCAACAACTCATCCGAAGCAGCAGCGGACGCAACAAGCAGAAGCAGCTGCAGGCAGTTCTGTCGGTCCTTGGTTCTCTCGCACGGGTAAGCTGCTCACGGCATTCTCACACACACTACGGCTGAAggtagaagaggaagaaagaacaGAGCGTGCGCACACAGCACAAGCATTATCATTGactggagctctgcagaggagatatAAAACTGAACTCACTCACTTACTGAATTATAGTGGaaagctatatatataactctacccatctaatcataGTATACAGACATGTCAGACTGTCATGTTGCTACAGTAATTAGATGTGACAGCAGATCTAGCTTTGACGCCTGCCCCTGCCACAGCTACAGTATAACAGCAGAGGAGTCCTTCCGACGTCTACTCCTGCTACGCATACGGAGCgaggagcagcagattactttataaGGTCGACGGCCGGAGGTCCGCGCTGCTGTACATAGCCCTGTACAGCGTCATGGGCGACTGCATACCTGCCCTGGGCTCCGATCAGTTCGACGGCGACAACCCCTCGGAGGCTCGGCAGCAGTCGAGCTTCTTCAACTGGTTCACCTTCTGCCTGTCCATCGGGTCCATCACCGGCAGCAGTCGAGTTTCGTCGTGTGGCTCGAGGACACCAGAGGATGGGACATtcgctccgttcgcttcgctgaaaaaacaagctaaattaaacactgtttcggctaatttaacgtgagagaaaaatattattcctgctaaaaaaaaagctgaaaaaaCGGATCGTGACGAAGCGAACAGCGCCCTCTTGATTCTCGTCGGGTTGCTGGTTTCTGCCGCTGGCCTCCCTTTGTACCGCAACCGTGTGCCTCAAGGCAGCGCCCTAACCAGAGTCCTGCAGGTTGCTTGGATTGGACATGCTATCTCTCGTTTGATTCATGGCCGTAACTGATTTGCAAATGTATATATGGGCGCGTTTAGTTCTGCAAATTTTGTATAGTGTACGATTCTccactgtagtatttcgtttgtatttgtgaattattgtccaaacattgactaattaggctaaaaagattcgtctcgcaaagttaaagcaaactgtgcaattagtttttgatttcgtctatatttagtactccatgcatgtaccgcaagtttgatgtgacgggaaattttCATTTTGTATAGTGTACTTTTGGAGAACTAAACCAGGGCTATATCAGACTCATCATCGATACTGTCTACTGCCTCCCAGGTTTTTGTTGTGGCGTTCAAAAACAGGAAGCTTGAGCTTCCTGAGAAGATGGAAGAAACACAGCAAAATAACAGCCTAAAGTAAGTGCTGCAGATATTCCTTTGATGCTATATTGAAATGAAAGCCTGCGTATATACTGCAGAGAGTTTAATTTTTCTGTGGTCCACATGGTCTACATACGCATGCATGCGCATCTAAAGTTTTATTACATGCATGGTGTACCAGATTTCTGGACAAAGCCTGTGTGAAGATCAACACCGGAGGAGAAGGAGATGGACCTTGGTCGGTCTGCAGCGCGGCAAAAGTAGAGGAGACCAAGATCGTTCTACGCATGCTGCCTCTCGTCTTCAGCTCAACGGTGGCCCACGTATCGAACTCTCTGCTAATCGCGTTCACCGTCCAGCAGAGCGCGACGACGAACACGAAGCTGGGGAAGGTGCACGTCTACCCCGCGATGCTCTTCATCATCCCCTCCATCTTCCAGATGCTGATGCTGGTGCCTACGACCGGCTCCTCGTGCCGCTGCTGCGGCGGCGCATGGGCTACACGGGGGGCATCACGCAGCTGCAGCGCGTCGCCATGGGCTTCCTGGCCGCGTCCGTCGCCCCGGCCGTCGCGGCGGTCGtcgagaggaagaggaagggcaCGGTGGCGGCCGGCGGCCACATCTCCCTCTTCTGGCTGGCGCCGCAGTTCTTCCTGATCGGCGTGGAGGACACCACCGCCTTCGTGGGTCTGCTTGAGTCCTTCACCGCCGAGGCGCCCAACGGCATGAAGTCCATCGGCGTGGCGTTCTTCTGGTGCCATGCCGGGATGGCCTCGCTGCTGGTGAGGCTGGTGAATAGGATCACCCACAGCAGCAGTGCCCCTGGGTGGCTGGAGGGGAAGGACCTCAACAGCAGCCACCTTGATCTCTTCTACTGGGTTGTCACGGCTGTGTCATTTCTTGGCTGGCTCAGTTACCTCGACTGGGCCAAGAGGTACAAGTACCGACAGGATCCACGGATTTCCACCAAGTCCCCCGATGAGGACGGCTATATGCCTTGAAGCATGGGTGGGTGCTACAGCGCTGATCGCATGCCACTGTCAACTGTGAATAGTACTCCTCTCCATCAAAATGATCTGTCTGTCTGTATCATGAGTTGCAAGACTACTCCTATATTAGAAGACCATGAATATGTTGTGTGTGCCGTGTTTGTTCGCCAAGGTGCTGAAAAAAAGGCCTCATATTCGACGGAgtacttctcttcttcttttttattaAAAACGCATCGGGCGGGGACAATAACACCCGCTTGGGCATCAGCTATGTAATACTCATACAATTGACGCATACATGTTGGCAAATCTCTAATCTCCGCTTTGGTTTCGATCAAAGGTTTGCCTTTTTTATACTACTAGTGTTTTATAGTTCGAGgagaaacttttttttttgaaacagagCTTTCATTACTCTTCGGTCACAGCCAAATCGCTGGACACAAACTCCTCAGTTCGAGGAGAAACTTAAGACTGTAACGAAAGCTGCAAAAGTGATTTTCCCCCTTTCGGCAGGGTTGTTTGGACTTGGACCTGATTTCATGTGGGCCTGTAGCTCTTTCTGGGCCCAGGAGAGCAAGTGGCTCGATGATCAGCAGTCAGCACCGTGGAGACGTGACTCTCCCCCCACGTGTCACTTGCCCCTGTCCACCTGTCCCCTCCGGAGCTGCGTCTCGGACTGCAAAGAGCTCCCCAGCTAACATTTCCGGCACCGGAAAGCAGAGTGACACTCAACACTCGACACTGCAGAAATCAGATTCGGAGCTTCCGGAAAAAAAGGCAGGCAGTAGCGTCGACCATGCTGCCAGGTCGCCACCCGGCGCGCCGTGCCGACACCGCCGGGACGGGGCCGCTCCTGCCGGACGCCACCCGCGCGGCGGTGGCGGAGTTCGTCGCCACGGCCATGTTCGTGTTCGCCGCTGAAGGCTCCGTCTACGGCCTCTGTACGCGAACCTGAACACGCATGCAAACAAACAACTTTTAGGATTTAcgtgcacgcacgcacgcaaCGCAGGCATTCGGTGCTGTTCTGAACTGCGACGCTTGACGATTTTCCGTTCGTCTGATTTGCAGGGAAGCTGCACAAGGACGACACGGCGACGCCGGGCAGCCTGCTCGCGGTGGCCATCGCGCACGCGCTGGCGCTGGTGGCCGCGGTGGCGGTCGCGAGCAACGCGTCGGGTGGGCACGTCAACCCAGCGGTCACGTTCGGCCTGCTCGTGGGCCGACGCATCTCCTTCGGGCGTGCCGCCGTCTACTGGCTCGCGCAGCTGCTCGGCGCCGTGGTCGCGTCGTTGCTGCTCACGCTCGTCTCCGGAGGCACGGTAATTCGCTTTGCCCATGTCAAATACTACTGTTTTACGTTTGATTAAATATCCTTCAAATTTGGCAAAATATGTCATAGAATATTTTAAGCGGTTGCTTGGCTTACTGATAGTGCCAAACGCCGAAACACCAGAACAGCACGTCAATATTGAGGTCACACTATCCGTTGTCTTTTTCGTCTTGCGTGCTTGCCGCGTACTTGTACGCGTCATGCCCGCCACGTCTCACTCTTTGCATGCATGTGTGGCATGCCTTTGTCCTGCAGCGCCCCGTGGGCATCGGGCtgtgaaattttcgtattttggtcttttttgaaaataatttttagaaaaataccaacgccaaaacattttctaaaaatagaccatttttaggcgtcttagcacatgacgtcgagatatgaggctcggcgtcgtgtcactcgacgccgaggtattgccacgtcacggacgaccggggtcgtcgtcgacacgttggcgcgtgggtccgagacgtcggcgtcgtgtcagccgacgccaagtCCCCAACCTCGCCAcatgttaatcacttttgttaagaaaaaacattgaattgtagtggaaacttgtacaactttgttttattacctgcaacagtgtgatgcaccctgacattgtagcgtgcgcgcctccaggacggcggcaagcctcgcaaagctgacggtacaggaaggcaagtatagccgagccccaactcctattgccggcatcctcccagttcaaaaggcacgggatgtacatccaggacgtcgtgtctccagtgccgtcagggaagagaaccgtACCTAACATGTGGAGGACGTAGGCCCAACAGTAGTATGTCACAGTCTCGGCGTctacgttgggtgggcactcccgaaactgctgacgaagccacctcagggacaccccactgctgcgccgtttcttgccagcctcaactgccgctaggggccgtcccaagaagtgctcaacccgctgctgccatccttcagactccgtgtctcctgtcactgggaatcctcggattttgactccaatgatcatggcaacgtcctcgagagtgaccgtcatctccccgcatggtaggtgaaagctgtttgtctccggacgccaccgatctatcaacgccatcagcgccgctgggttgaaaggtaacgtgcctcgacgacaaacacgagcaacggtagcaaggttcgccggcttcaggaggggcgtgtacctctcgtcgtagaccatggtcgtagaggcctcatgtgtcattggcctcagcacattcaaaacctgcaaaaaaaagacaagcatgaaaaagtattagttcatatcactttataaagagcatggactatagagcaaaacatgaacaatgcAATATTTTCATACGAATTGTTaatatacctctccgttctcgatcctccgagcccggtggtgctcatcgaaccttggattaagaagggggaaccgatccatcctgcaacataagcaatgccaaaccattagtataagttaaagcatgtgtatgtggtacgaagtaacataaaaataaaaaaaaaacaaaagtaaacaaatgtaccattacacaaagcaattctagtagctagcttgatggatacctgttgtctaagtagttcaggacattttctcttattgtggcccggcttatggcaaccagagcaacggctcttttgggtgtcctctacaaaatatctcccaaccttactcgtggttgatctacctttcgtggctcggtccatgtccatcctgaaccgcttccgccgtctaggtcctctactcttccagagtaaaccaagatcagccacatacttggggccatcataagtaggccattgactctcatcaagaaatggctcgaactgaggattccaggtgctcattaggttcctcaaagagaactccgcggccatacggggagggacctcagggtcaacatgtctaaggcgacaggctgtaatcatgtgggagcaaggcctatggtatatgatcggttttccacacgtacacttgttctcattgatcactactttatgttttcgagcaccccggtcttcaccaccaatgttagttccgccaccctctagaatctcatatccatggttgatcggatcgaaacatgaacccttctgtcgtttagactttttctttgagaaagctagttcctgagatgctaaaagtgaccaagctttgcctgctgtccatagagacctcgcatgcttcttcctcgaaacgaaccaagaattcaacttgtagaaggtgaatgaggcaatagcagtcacaggcagaccacgacaacctcttagaaggctgttgaacatctctgccatgttattagtcatgaagccccatctccaaccactcgtgtcatatgcaagtgaccacttatccttcgacgccatcaactcgctcaagaattgcctgccatcaacatttgtggctaacttcagggcatctaacttgtctttgaataattgaacctcttgctgcctgcaaacctcctcaaataatttgaagttgtcctttgtgtgatcacgccttataagattctgagcaagaTGTCTGGTGCACCACTGGTGATGTATTTGGTCATAActaggaatctcttgttctacggcattcagaatgccagcatgcctatcggatatcacacaaacataacgtcccagaccaattaccacttgtcttactagcctgagaaaccaacacaaactatccgtgtcctccttccgaacaatcgcaaaggccaatggcacaagctggtcctCTTCATCTATCTCAATACAAATAAGTattgtgccttcaaattttcctgtaagaaaggtcccgtcaattgagacgacgggcctgcaatgcttgaatgcttcgatgctctgcccgaacgcccaaaacgcccttccaaatacctggctaccattccttgtttcacccttcttaggtaaatactcgaagtgcatcccaggatttacagccctcattgcgttcaacattacagggaggcgctcataagcttcttcccaatttccaaatattatttccagtgcacgctgctttgccctccatgctttcccatacttgacatagtaattgtaccgttggaagatgatctcaaccaacgcagacaccgtaatggttggcatatgcttcaccacggggcataattgccttgcaatgaacctagaattgagctgcagatggttctcttctgcctcagtAGTGGCACAAACGtgtggttgcttcactgaggtaatcttccatttgcctgccttcgtcttcctagcacatactctccaaccacattgttgttcttcacaagcaacagtgtacctcttctccttgaatgaattgatgaccctaaaaggttgGTTGTatacaatggagtactcttgcaaccatgatttcaactcatccatggtagcaaataATATGCCCTTCTGTAtatgaggcaaccgctaacatcagacacagttgtatcacttggcccaccatcagctattgccctatgaccatggctaaggtcctcaaaatcaccaactagtggatctctctaaggcaagaccctagacaatatctctatttccctaaaatttagacgaccaacagggcgatcgtcatcagagtcttcggctatctcctctacgaagaactcatcatctccagctatctccatgtcaaaacggttcgtagccctagcatcaccaaagtcttcttcactactaagatcatcttcgtcgctaagctcatcctcaatagaaaagtctccgctagcgtcgtccaaaccttcttctgcatcaacaattacataatcaccatcctcttcatcactatcatgattgccctcaccatcggcaaccggattctcttcctcatctccaccgtagcctagttgtgtgataagtatttcttcttcaggcaaaggaccataacctatgtgagcgggagaagatggccatgcttcgaagttatcatttcctaagccggactccttacttactactaaatccaaagaccgcacttctgaggccaatacaactgccttgtaatcattccattcagtctcgcttgtaattttgagcaaccgcttgatccgaggacccttcgatgacccaacatctatgacaccttcaaactgaacatgcacgtctccttcattccagcctaacataacattcactcgctccactaactgggtcaaagatggtgtttcagaaaaaatcaacaactcctcacacatgtccagaaattccaaactatcatctcttatcctaacaatacggcctccatgatgcaacctcactaatttatccatctacagccatcacacaacaagtagtgtaacatatgaatatatcatgcgagtttcaatccaataagtataaactaaaatatatcatttcatcgtttttcaacgacaacaacataatcatttctagtcataacaaattgaaatgtaatgaccaacaaataaataaaatacatagtaaccctaatgaccaacaaataactaaccctaatgacacctacaataaacaaataaccctaattaccaaaataactagaaaccaaactaacctaacatgttcatcatataaaacagttaaacaacaatgcactcaatcatcctaagccatacattttataaatgcaaacacaaatataccaaatcaccaaacatccatgattccacatgattagggacaatgtaagcacatctacacagatagaatggaggaggggagggaccattacctcgaggaagcttcgggagccgagatcgtggcaccgggggtcgattttggaggttagggtttgctggcggcgcgggggagaagagaaagagagggaggccggcggtttcagaatggagggaggaagaagaaggggcctcggcgcggcctaaagggtccagacctcggTGTTGAGTCGGGTCACGCCGAGGTCTAGAGGCTCGGCattaagtgacccaacgccgagcttctgggccaccgtgctttgttgggccgcctgggccgcgctccagatggggccagagctcggcgcGCAGTCCAACCGCGTCGAGGTTGGGGacttggcgtcggctgacacgacgccgacgtctcggacccacgcgccaacgtgtcgacgacgaccccggtcgtccgtgacgtggcaatacctcggcgtcgagtgacacgacgccgagcctcatatctcggcgtcatgtgctaagacgcctaaaaatggtctatttttagaaaatgttttggcgttggtatttttctaaaaattgttttcaaaagagaccaaaatacgaaaatttcaccATCGGGCTCGTCCGCGGCATCCACGAGCGGCACGCGCTCCTGCTCGAGGCCGTCATGACGTTCGGGCTCATGTACGTCGTGTACGCCACCGCGGTGGACCACCGGAGCTGGGGCGGCTCGACGACGGTCGCGATCGCGCCCCTCGCCATCGGCTTCGTCCTGGGCGCGAACATCCTCGCCGGCGGCCCGTTCGACGGCGCGGCGATGAACCCGGCGCGGGCGTTCGGGCCCGCGCTCGTCGGCTGGAGCTGGCGCCACCACTGGGTCTACTGGGTCAGGCCACTGATCGGCGCCGGGCTGGCTGGCGCGTTGTACGAGTCTGTCATGGTTGAGCAGGAGCCTGAGGCGCCGACAGCGGCAGCTCCTCGGATGCCTGTTGCCTCTGAGGAGGACTAGTGATGTGATGAGATGTACTGTACTCCTATCGTTTGTATATTCACTGTATCTGTATCGGTATGTGTATGTGTACGTACGCGAGCAGCAAAGAAAAAAAAGTTTTACATGGAATGGAGCCAAGCACAGCTCCAGAGTCCAGACAGGACTTTCGCACAGCACAGATCCAGACCTGTAGTTTTGATGATCCTTGCCTGAACATGACACTATGGACTTTAATTTTTTGTCAGACATTTTTTTTTCGTTTGTAATACAATAAATAAAGCGTATAGCATATGTTTAGTTCATATAAAAGACAAAGTCGACACTACAATAGAAAAATATACCAGTGATCTAAGTGTTGTTTAGATCACATAGAGTTGTTTGGCTCTCGTAAATGGTTTTCATTCCAAGCCATATGTGTCCTTATGTATTCCAATTAGATCATatccaaatcaaataaaacaattgggAGGATATTATCAGTATTTTTTTCTGCAACACAAAAGCTTTGGATCCCATTCAAAACTAAAATATGAATGTGCTTTATAATTGGAAGGCTATGGTTAATATTTTTCATCTAAAAGAATGCAACATCACAAAATATTATAATTTATTTCAAATATACATTGAATTGATGCGAATGCTAATCTAGTGAGGACCCATTTGCTTAGCTTTTATTGGTATGCATTTAAAGTTTTACTCCAGATCATTGTTGGACATATgtttgggaagtttgtattactgCCATCAAGAGGAATGATAACTCACACTAGTCAAAAGAGCAGTTTTGCATGATTTATAGGCAAATCATTTATGCATTCTAAATTTATTGTTACACTAGTCAAAATGATAGTTCCACATGATTTTTAGGCAAATTATTTTGGTGTTCTAAATTTGTTGTTGACTATATAATTAAGATAATGCTACCAACCACACCATAAATAAAAACAATACAAACATATACCAATTTGAACTAATTGATTGTTGGCCATATCTTTAGGAAATTTTCATAGTTGGGTCACAATAAATGATACAAAGTCATACCAACTTTGTGTTGATTACAATTCAATAGTTAATATAATTAGCTATCTAATTTATCAATAATTATATCATTTCTATCAAATAAAAATGCGTTCAACTTGCTCTATGCATGGAAATAGGTATTGCATATTGTGTACCGCAGGGTCCACCACAACGTGAACGTCGAGACTATTGGAAATGAATGTTGCTAATATAGTGAAGAATAATTTTATATTTGTTTAAGTGATGTATTTAGATCCATGGTTCATTTGATTGTTGTCCATACATTTGGGAGTCCATATTATTATGCCAAAGAGAAAAGGAATGATAGCTTACATCAGGAAAGAGAGTAGTTTCACATGAAAAAATTATAACAAAGCATCAATAATGGAATATGTGAACAAGGATATCATTGTTTACAAAGAAGTGTAGTAGGGATCCAATTTTCATTCAAGTTTTGTAATGTATTTTGGTTTCCCCGAGTGTTATTATGCCTGGCAATGTCTGGCTTGACAAATATTCTAAGTCATTGCTCAATCTAAACTAAATTGACATAATGTTTTGATGCAAATTATATTGAGTGAAAGTAAGGCATTGTGTGCATAGTGCCTAGATGCATAAGCACAACTAGATAACAATAAACTCATCTAGAACTTTGAAGAGTTACATAAGAATGTATCATGCTATCCCAATGATTAAGCTCCAACGATACACACTATAACCATCACCAGTAAgcattaataaaaggaaaatgGAAACAACTACTACAATCCTTCACGGCACGCGGAGAGGTGTTAAAAACAGCACATGACACACTTAGTCATCAATGACTATGAACTTGTTGATTAGTCTTGTTCATGTTATTCATTTGGAGTTGTATCTTTGGGAAAAGTAGTTGAAGTCGTGGTGGTGGATGTTGTGCTCCTTCAGCCATGACTGTGCCGCATCGAAGAGAGAGTAAATATGTTCTTGGTCACCAGAGTTTGGACTAGCCCACACTTCGGCATCTAACTTGTATGTTGCAAGGCCGAACGGGGCAAGTGCCATATGATTGAAGGCTTGCACACTATCTAAAGCAACAATATCTACAAGAATGTGTGACAATGTCATGCTTTGTCCAAAAAATGTTTACTAAAACAAAAATATTATACATTTCATCTTCCACATAACATGGCAAAACAAGATTTTACTGCTATATGATATATTATTGTTGGAATGGAAATGTATAGATAGTATATATGTTGCTTTGCAGAAAAGGTAATGGAAACAAAACATGTGTTGGAGGAACTTTAGGTCTTAATAGATTGGCAATAAAGAAGGAAAATGTGTGTGACTATAAACATAAAAACACACAATCAACCActgattttttataaaaaaaatccatagaaagaaaaggaaataaaTATTCCTTATTACTACC from Miscanthus floridulus cultivar M001 chromosome 11, ASM1932011v1, whole genome shotgun sequence includes these protein-coding regions:
- the LOC136493252 gene encoding probable aquaporin TIP3-2, yielding MLPGRHPARRADTAGTGPLLPDATRAAVAEFVATAMFVFAAEGSVYGLWKLHKDDTATPGSLLAVAIAHALALVAAVAVASNASGGHVNPAVTFGLLVGRRISFGRAAVYWLAQLLGAVVASLLLTLVSGGTRPKYENFTIGLVRGIHERHALLLEAVMTFGLMYVVYATAVDHRSWGGSTTVAIAPLAIGFVLGANILAGGPFDGAAMNPARAFGPALVGWSWRHHWVYWVRPLIGAGLAGALYESVMVEQEPEAPTAAAPRMPVASEED